A DNA window from Candidatus Protochlamydia naegleriophila contains the following coding sequences:
- a CDS encoding RNA polymerase sigma factor codes for MNKTNFKNHFSQQHQQKIDELVAISKEQGFITYEEINEILPMSFDSADQIDQVLIFLSGMDIQVLNQSEVDKQKERKKEAKELESLPKRSEGSPDDPVRMYLKEMGSVPLLSREEEVEISKRIEKAQVQIERIIMRFRYATSEAISIANYLLTGKERFDKSITEKEVVNKQDFMSLLPKLCQLLKEEDLILEKLLDQLTDENLKKTEKLKVTEDIEKCRIRMQAYLRRLHLRHNIIDDFVEVILRAYDRFLFLEKEIQELTPRAERNKFAAAKLAAAQRKLGKRELAAGRLLDDFKKDVKMLQRWMDKSQEAKREMVESNLRLVISIAKKYTNRGLSFLDLIQEGNMGLMKAVEKFEYRRGYKFSTYATWWIRQAVTRAIADQARTIRIPVHMIETINKVLRGAKKLMMETGREPSPEELAKELGITPERVREIYKIAQHPISLQAEVGDGGESQFGDFLEDTGADSPAEATGYSILKDKMGEVLSTLSDRERKVLIQRFGLLDGKPKTLEEVGVEFNVTRERIRQIEAKALRKMRHPIRSKQLKAFLDLLEAE; via the coding sequence ATGAATAAAACGAACTTCAAGAATCATTTTTCTCAACAGCATCAGCAAAAAATTGATGAACTTGTCGCTATTTCCAAAGAGCAAGGCTTCATTACATATGAGGAGATTAATGAAATTCTCCCCATGTCATTCGATTCCGCTGATCAGATCGATCAGGTTCTCATTTTCCTTAGCGGGATGGACATTCAGGTTCTCAACCAATCTGAAGTAGATAAACAAAAAGAGCGCAAAAAAGAAGCTAAAGAATTAGAAAGCCTCCCCAAACGTTCAGAAGGTTCGCCCGACGACCCCGTCCGCATGTATCTTAAAGAAATGGGCTCCGTCCCTCTTTTAAGCCGCGAAGAAGAAGTGGAAATCTCAAAACGGATCGAGAAGGCACAAGTACAAATTGAACGCATCATTATGCGCTTTCGCTACGCCACTTCCGAGGCTATCTCTATCGCCAACTATCTTTTAACTGGTAAAGAGCGCTTTGACAAGTCAATTACTGAAAAAGAGGTCGTCAACAAGCAAGACTTCATGAGCCTTCTTCCTAAACTTTGCCAGTTATTGAAGGAAGAAGACCTCATCTTAGAAAAATTGCTTGACCAGCTCACCGACGAAAATTTGAAAAAAACTGAAAAGCTCAAAGTGACTGAAGATATTGAAAAATGCCGCATTCGCATGCAGGCCTATCTTAGAAGGCTTCACCTGAGACATAATATCATCGACGATTTCGTTGAGGTCATCTTACGCGCATACGATCGCTTTCTATTCCTGGAAAAAGAAATTCAAGAACTGACTCCCCGCGCAGAAAGAAACAAATTTGCTGCCGCAAAATTAGCGGCCGCCCAGCGCAAGCTTGGCAAGCGGGAATTGGCTGCCGGCCGCTTACTGGATGACTTCAAGAAAGATGTCAAGATGCTTCAACGCTGGATGGATAAGAGCCAAGAAGCGAAGCGTGAAATGGTAGAATCCAACCTACGCTTGGTCATCTCCATCGCCAAAAAATACACCAATCGCGGTTTATCATTCCTGGATCTCATCCAAGAAGGTAATATGGGCTTGATGAAGGCAGTTGAAAAATTTGAATACAGACGTGGCTATAAATTTTCAACCTATGCAACCTGGTGGATTCGCCAAGCAGTTACCCGTGCCATCGCAGACCAAGCACGTACCATTCGCATCCCTGTCCATATGATTGAAACGATCAACAAGGTCTTGCGCGGTGCGAAAAAGTTGATGATGGAAACAGGCCGTGAGCCGAGTCCTGAAGAACTTGCAAAAGAACTTGGCATTACTCCAGAAAGAGTCCGGGAAATCTACAAGATTGCCCAGCACCCCATTTCGCTTCAGGCAGAGGTAGGTGACGGCGGCGAGAGCCAATTTGGCGACTTCTTAGAAGACACGGGGGCCGATTCTCCAGCAGAAGCTACCGGTTATTCTATCTTAAAAGATAAAATGGGCGAGGTCTTGTCTACCTTAAGCGACCGCGAACGCAAAGTCTTGATTCAACGCTTTGGTTTATTGGACGGCAAGCCCAAAACGCTTGAAGAAGTAGGTGTGGAATTTAACGTCACGCGTGAGCGTATCCGCCAAATCGAGGCAAAAGCTTTGCGTAAAATGCGCCACCCTATCCGCTCCAAGCAGCTCAAGGCCTTCCTCGATTTATTGGAAGCCGAGTAA
- a CDS encoding competence protein CoiA → MQLYALDEKDEIISAESAQKQRDYRCLECASCVRLRSGSHRKRHFYHLEPNRSCRLHQKGAVHLQLQTYFYRHLPEGDCQLEYRMPAIGRIADVVWFSKKIVFEIQYSPITAEEVNRRNLDYQRLGWTVVWILHERRFNHIRLSAAEHLLRYLPHYFTNMNSQGDGIIYDQFDLIYQGMRRDKMGPLAVDFTQPCPFLIDQKGGLSLERVRRRAEHSPYFFAGDLSDLELRKREDSYIQNALQKEMAFTHNEQLRRVLQRECVFRRLANVIFKRPYQFVFRLLLERTCR, encoded by the coding sequence ATGCAGCTCTATGCTTTGGATGAAAAGGATGAGATCATCAGTGCCGAGAGCGCTCAAAAACAGCGTGACTATCGCTGCCTTGAATGCGCGAGTTGTGTGCGCCTAAGGAGCGGCTCACATCGCAAGCGGCACTTTTATCACTTGGAGCCCAATCGCTCTTGCCGCCTGCATCAAAAAGGAGCCGTTCATCTCCAGCTGCAAACGTATTTTTATCGCCATCTACCAGAGGGCGATTGCCAGCTCGAATACCGAATGCCTGCTATCGGACGTATTGCCGATGTGGTCTGGTTTTCAAAGAAAATTGTTTTTGAAATCCAATACTCTCCAATCACGGCAGAAGAAGTGAATCGGCGAAATCTTGATTATCAAAGGCTTGGATGGACGGTAGTATGGATCTTGCATGAGCGGCGCTTTAATCACATTCGCTTAAGCGCGGCTGAACACCTTCTTCGCTACCTGCCTCATTATTTTACGAACATGAATAGCCAAGGAGATGGTATCATTTACGATCAGTTCGATCTCATCTACCAAGGAATGCGCCGCGATAAGATGGGTCCGCTGGCTGTCGATTTTACACAGCCCTGCCCATTTCTAATTGATCAAAAGGGAGGCCTTTCCCTTGAACGGGTGCGAAGACGTGCGGAACACAGTCCTTATTTTTTTGCCGGGGATTTAAGCGATTTAGAGCTGCGAAAGAGGGAAGACTCTTACATTCAGAATGCCTTGCAAAAAGAGATGGCGTTTACACATAACGAACAATTAAGGAGAGTCTTGCAAAGAGAGTGTGTGTTTAGACGGCTGGCAAATGTTATTTTTAAGCGCCCTTACCAGTTTGTTTTTCGCCTGCTGCTCGAGCGCACCTGCCGCTAA
- a CDS encoding class I SAM-dependent methyltransferase, whose protein sequence is MMERYIKAVKKRVKNVTDRVKGAYHILFANQQTPLNRYSDVFPHPQNALNIFPDEWRSRFPEPYRHLQAGETPLFEDLGVKWGIEQMAGVEGKKVLELGPLEGGHSYILQSEGASSIVSIEAHPRAYLKCLIVKEVLKLNRVEFLFGDFMEYLRQSPDQFDIGMAVGVLYHMKNPAELLALAANRCSKLYVWTHYYDKKACQKALLKPRFSAPVEADYQGFKHTLHKYSYGAARKWRTFIGGPATMSNWLTKDDIIACCRHFGFTRFEINFDSPDHPHGPCFSFVAHKE, encoded by the coding sequence ATGATGGAAAGGTATATTAAGGCGGTCAAAAAAAGAGTGAAAAATGTCACGGATCGAGTCAAAGGCGCCTACCATATTTTGTTTGCAAATCAGCAGACGCCTTTAAACCGCTATAGCGATGTCTTTCCCCATCCTCAAAACGCCCTCAATATTTTCCCCGATGAATGGCGCTCGCGCTTCCCAGAACCCTACCGTCATCTTCAAGCCGGAGAAACTCCTCTGTTTGAGGATTTGGGGGTCAAGTGGGGAATAGAGCAAATGGCTGGAGTCGAGGGGAAAAAAGTGCTTGAATTGGGTCCTTTAGAAGGAGGGCACTCTTATATCTTACAAAGTGAGGGGGCATCTTCTATTGTTTCCATCGAGGCTCATCCAAGGGCTTATTTAAAGTGCTTAATAGTCAAGGAAGTTCTCAAATTGAATCGCGTGGAATTTCTGTTTGGAGACTTTATGGAGTACTTGCGTCAATCGCCCGACCAGTTCGATATAGGCATGGCTGTTGGAGTGCTCTATCACATGAAAAACCCGGCGGAACTACTCGCCTTAGCTGCCAACAGATGCTCTAAATTATATGTTTGGACTCATTACTACGATAAAAAAGCTTGTCAAAAGGCTTTATTAAAACCCCGTTTTTCTGCCCCCGTTGAAGCCGATTATCAAGGGTTTAAACACACCCTGCATAAATATAGCTACGGAGCAGCTCGCAAATGGCGCACCTTTATTGGTGGGCCGGCTACGATGAGTAATTGGCTCACTAAAGATGACATCATCGCTTGTTGCCGCCATTTTGGCTTCACCCGCTTTGAGATCAACTTTGACAGTCCCGACCATCCGCATGGACCTTGCTTCTCTTTCGTGGCTCACAAAGAATAA